The window GGGGACCAGCGTGCAGGAGTGCGGCTTCAGGACGCAGGCGATCCGCGTGATCTCGTCGGTCGCCGCCATCTCGAGGTTGATCCGCGTCGTCACGACCGATTTGAGCACGTCGAGGTCCCGGTCCTGTATGTGGCGCCGGTCCTCCCGCAGGTGGACCGTGATCCCGTCGGCCCCGGACAGTTCCGCGATCGACGCCGCGGTCGCCGGTTCCGGAACCTGCCCACGCCGCGCCTGGCGCAGCGTGGCCACGTGGTCGATGTTTACACCGAGCCGCTTCCGCGCCCGCGTCATCGCCCTTCCTCCCTCGCCTTCTCGCCCAGGGCCTTCACGATCGTCTCGACCTCGTCCAGGTTCTCCCCCTCCGCCATGATTCGAAGCAGCGGCTCGGTTCCGCTGTACCGGACGACGATGCGTCCGCGGCTCCCGAGCCCCTTCTCGAATTCGGCCTGGGCCTTCCGGAACCCCTTCATGGAATCGAGCGGCACCCGATGCTTCATCCGGATGTTGTGCAGCATCTGCGGGTAGACGACCAGCCCCTTCCCCAGCTCGGAGATCTTTTTCCCGGACTCGACCATGACGGCGAGGAGCTGCAGCGCCGCGAGCACCCCGTCGCCCGTCGTGGCGTAATCGAGGAAGATGAGGTGCCCCGACTGCTCCCCGCCGAAGTTGCATTTGCCGGCCCGCATCGCCTCGACGACGTACCGGTCCCCGACCGGGGCTCGAACGAGCTTGATCTTCCGCTCCTTCAGGTACAGTTCGAGACCGATGTTGCTCATGACGGTGGCTACCACCGTGTTCTTCGCCAACCGTTTCTTGCGGGCCATATCCACGGCGCAGATCGCCATGATCCGGTCGCCGTCCTGGACTTCCCCCTTCTGGTCCACGACGATCACGCGGTCCGCGTCGCCGTCCAGCGAGATCCCGAGGTCCGCGCGCGCGTCCTTTACCTTCGCCGACACGACCTCCGGGTAGAGGGATCCGCATCGGTCGTTGATGTTCACCCCGTTGGGGGAAACGCCGATAGGGATCACCTCTGCGCCCAGCTCGGCGAACACCTGCGGCGCGATCCGGTACGCCGCGCCGTTGGCGCAATCCACCACGATGCGCAAGCCCTCCAGGGAGAGGTGCGCGGGGAAGGTGCTCTTCAGGTACACGATGTATCGGCCGGTCGCGTCGTCGATCCGCTGCGCTTTTCCGATCTGCGGCGAAGGAGGGCGGTTTTCCTTGAGGTGCTCGCCGTACATCAACCCTTCGATCCTAGACTCGACTTCGTCGGGGAGCTTGAACCCGTCCCGGCCGAAGAACTTGATCCCGTTGTCGGGGTACGGGTTGTGGGAAGCGGAGATGACGACGCCGGCGTCGGCCCGCATCGATCGGGTGAGAAACGCGATCCCCGGGGTGGGCATCGGCCCCACGAGCAGAACGTCGCCCCCCATCGCGCAGATGCCGGCCGACAGCGCCGTCTCGAACATGTATCCGGAAAGGCGGGTGTCCTTCCCGATCACGATCTTGTGCCGGCCGTTTTTCCCGCGGAACAGGTGCGTTGCGGCCTGCCCCAACGCCAGCGCGGTCTCCACGGTCATCGGGTCGGTGTTGGCGACCCCTCGCACGCCGTCGGTCCCGAACAGCCTTCTCACCAAGGGAACCCTCCTATTTCCTGAATTGGATCTTCACGCGGACGCTCGGACTGCCGACGATCTTAGCATGCGGCTCGCGCAATTCCACCCGCGCCGACGTCGTGAACGTCTCGCCGTCCGAGTCCGGCACGATCTCCTCCGTGTAGACGGACGCGATCCGCGAAAACTCTTCCGGGAGGGCATCGACCTCCACCGCCCGGGGTTCGACCTCGATGCGAACGATCCGGCGGCGCACGGCGGCCCCGCCCCCGATCCGCGGGACGACAGGGACGACCCGCCGCTCCGTCCGGTCGAGGATGACCTCGATCGAGGAAGGAAAGATCCGCTGCACCTTGATCCCCGGCGGGACCTTGACCGCCCGATCGTCCAGTGTGAAGTATTGGCGCCCCGCCCGCGCGGCGGACAGGTCGACGCCGGCGGAAATCTCCGAAGGGCGCATTCCCGACAGCAGGGACGACGGCCCCGAGAGTCGCACCTCCACCTGCCGCTCGGGCTTGTTCGTCATCGTGAGCCCCTTCGGCACGTTGCGGATCTCCAACGGCACGGTGAAGCTCACGAGCACCTTGCTCTCGCCTGCGACGAACCACCACGCCGCCACCGCCAGCGCGAGCGCGAGGACTTTCAATCCGAGGTTCTGGCTCGCGAGCCGCCGGAGGACCCGGAACAGGTCAGCCGCGTACACGGGTCGCCTCCTGCTTGTTGAACAGAAGCCCGAGGGTGTCCCGCAGTTGCTCCACGGTTTCCGCGCGGTTCGCCGAACGGTTCGAGAAGACCGTGACGTTCCCCGTCTCTTCGGAGACGACCACCGCCACCGCGTCCGTTTCGGACGCCACGCCGAACGCCGCGCGGTGCCTTGTGCCCATGCCGCGGGTCTCGATCGATTCGGCCGGGATCGGCAGGATGACCCCCGCCGCCGCGATCCGGTCGTGGCGGATCACCACCGCCCCGTCGTGCACCGGCGAGCTCGTCGCGAAAATCGAGGCGGCGAGTTCGTAAGAAAAGATCGCGTCGAGCTTTTTCCCGTGCTCGACGAACTCCTCGAGCCCCATCTCGCGCTCCAGGAGCAGGATCGCGCCGGTGCGCTCCCCCGCCAGCAGGAACGCGCTTCGGGAAAGCTGTTCGATCACGTCCGGGTCGGGCGCGCTCCCCCTCCCCCCGAAGAGCCTCCACTGCCCGATCTTGGCGAGCCCGCGACGTATCTCGCTATGGAAGACGACCACGAGGACCACGAGCAGGTTTTCCAGGAAGTTGCCGACCAGCCACTGGAATGTGACCATCCCGGCCTTCTTGGCGACGACGTACATCACCATCAGGATCAGCAGTCCGAAGAGGATCTGGACGGCCCGCGTTCCCCGGATGAACAGGAGGACCCAGTAGATGATGAAGGCGACCAGGAGGATGTCGAGTACGTCGATCACCCCGATGGAGAGGAGGCCGCCTACCATGACGCCTCTCCCCGGATCGCGTACGCCACCTCGACCACTTCCCGCATCTCCTTCACGTCGTGTACGCGCACCACGCTGGCGCCGCGCAGCACCGCCGCCGCGACGGACGCCGCGGTGCCGAAGACCCGCTCCGCCGGCGGCGCGCCGGTCAGGCTGCCGATGAACGATTTTCGCGACGGTCCGAAGACGATCGGCCGCCCGAGGACCCGCAGCCGATCGAGGTGCCGGTGCAGCGCGAGGTTGTCGCACAGGCGCTTGCCGAACCCGATCCCCGGGTCGACGAGGATCCGGTCCGGGGCGATCCCCGCGTCTTCCGCCGCGCCGATCCTTTCGGCCAGGTCGGCCAGCAGTTCCTCGAAGAGCGCGTCGTAGTGCGGCGCCTCCTGCATCGTCGCCGGCGACCCCCGCCGGTGCATCAGCACGACGGCCGCCCCCGATTCGCGAACCGCGGCCGCCATCTCCGGGTCGTCGGCAAGAGCGCTCGTGTCGTTCACGATCCCCGCCCCCGCCGCGACCGCCGCGTTCGCCACGGCCGCCTTGGTCGTATCGATCGAGATCACGGCGTTCGACTTCCCGGCCAGCCCCCGGATGACGGGGATCACCCGCCGCATCTCCTCGTCCGCCGGGACGGGCATCGACCCGGGACGGGTCGACTCGCCTCCCACGTCGAGGATCGCCGCCCCTTCCGCCTCCATCTCCAATCCTCGCGCGACCGCCTCTTCGACGGACCGGTACGCGCCTCCGTCGGAGAAGGAGTCCGGCGTCACGTTCAGGATCCCCATGACGAGAGGCTTTCCGGACAGGTCGAGGACCCCTCCCGGCAACGGAACCCGGAACCTTGTCGTGGAATGCGGCGCGATGACGGGGCGGCCCTCCTTTAGGGCTCGACGCCCATATCTGCTGACCTTGTTCCCTGACCGACCCTCAGGCCGGCGCGGGCGCGTCCGCGGGGCACTGCGGAGAACTTCCCTCCTGGATGATCCGCTGGATCTCGGCCCCGTCGACCACTTCCTTTTCCAGCAGCGTCTTCGCCACCTTGTGCAGGATGTCGATGTGGATCCCCAACAGCGTTTTCGCCCGCTCGTACGCGGCGATGACGATCCCGTGGACCTCCTGGTCGATCTCCCGCGAAGTAGCCTCGCTGTAATCCTGGTGCCGGGTGATGTCGCGTCCGAGAAAGATCGATTCCTGTTTCTGGCCGAAGGTCACCGGTCCCAGTTTATCGCTCATCCCCCATTCGCAGACCATCTTCCGGGCGAGCGCCGTGGCCCGTTCGATGTCGTTCCCCGCGCCCGTGGTCAGCTCCCCGTGGACCAGCTCCTCGGCCACCCTCCCGCCCATCAGGATCGTGATGTTGTTCTTCAGGTAATCCATGGAGTAGGTGTGCCGCTCGTCGATCGGAAGCTGCTGGGTGATCCCTAGCGCCATCCCCCGGGGGATGATGCTGACCTTGTGGATCGGGTCCGCCCCGGGAGTGAGCGTGGCGACGATCGCGTGCCCCGCCTCGTGGTAGGCGGTGGATTTCTTCTCCACGTCGCTGATGATCATCGAGCGCCGCTCCCGCCCCATCATCACCTTGTCCTTGGCCATCTCGAAGCAATCCATCGTCACCGTTGCGAGGTTGATCCCGGCCGCGTGGATCGCCGCCTCGTTGGCGAGGTTCGCGAGATCTGCTCCGGTGAACCCCGGTGTCCCCTTCGCCAGCACGTCGAGCTTGACGTCCGGGTCGAGCGGGATCTTCCGCGTGTGGACGCCGAGGATCTGCTCCCTCCCCTTGACGTCCGGCTTCGGGACCACCACCTGGCGGTCGAACCGTCCCGGCCGCATCAACGCCGGATCGAGGACGTCGGGCCGGTTCGTCGCCGAGATGAGGATCAGCCCCTCGTTCGATTCGAACCCGTCCATCTCGACCAGGAGCTGGTTGAGCGTCTGCTCCCGTTCGTCGTGTCCGCCGCCCAGGCCCGCGCCGCGATGCCTGCCGACCGCGTCGATCTCGTCGATGAAGATGATGCAGGGGGCGGATTTCTTCCCCTGTATGAAAAGGTCCCGCACCCGCGCCGCGCCCACTCCGACGAACATCTCGACGAAGTCGGAGCCGCTGATCGAGAAGAAGGGGACGCCCGCCTCCCCAGCGATCGCCCGGGCGAGCAGCGTTTTCCCGGTTCCCGGCGAACCGACGAGAAGCACGCCCTTGGGGATCCGGCCGCCGAGCTTCGTGAACCGCTTCGGATCCTTGAGGAACGCGATGATCTCCTGCAGCTCTTCCTTGGCTTCCTCGATCCCGGCCACGTCCGCG is drawn from bacterium and contains these coding sequences:
- the glmM gene encoding phosphoglucosamine mutase → MVRRLFGTDGVRGVANTDPMTVETALALGQAATHLFRGKNGRHKIVIGKDTRLSGYMFETALSAGICAMGGDVLLVGPMPTPGIAFLTRSMRADAGVVISASHNPYPDNGIKFFGRDGFKLPDEVESRIEGLMYGEHLKENRPPSPQIGKAQRIDDATGRYIVYLKSTFPAHLSLEGLRIVVDCANGAAYRIAPQVFAELGAEVIPIGVSPNGVNINDRCGSLYPEVVSAKVKDARADLGISLDGDADRVIVVDQKGEVQDGDRIMAICAVDMARKKRLAKNTVVATVMSNIGLELYLKERKIKLVRAPVGDRYVVEAMRAGKCNFGGEQSGHLIFLDYATTGDGVLAALQLLAVMVESGKKISELGKGLVVYPQMLHNIRMKHRVPLDSMKGFRKAQAEFEKGLGSRGRIVVRYSGTEPLLRIMAEGENLDEVETIVKALGEKAREEGR
- a CDS encoding CdaR family protein, translated to MYAADLFRVLRRLASQNLGLKVLALALAVAAWWFVAGESKVLVSFTVPLEIRNVPKGLTMTNKPERQVEVRLSGPSSLLSGMRPSEISAGVDLSAARAGRQYFTLDDRAVKVPPGIKVQRIFPSSIEVILDRTERRVVPVVPRIGGGAAVRRRIVRIEVEPRAVEVDALPEEFSRIASVYTEEIVPDSDGETFTTSARVELREPHAKIVGSPSVRVKIQFRK
- the cdaA gene encoding diadenylate cyclase CdaA; this encodes MVGGLLSIGVIDVLDILLVAFIIYWVLLFIRGTRAVQILFGLLILMVMYVVAKKAGMVTFQWLVGNFLENLLVVLVVVFHSEIRRGLAKIGQWRLFGGRGSAPDPDVIEQLSRSAFLLAGERTGAILLLEREMGLEEFVEHGKKLDAIFSYELAASIFATSSPVHDGAVVIRHDRIAAAGVILPIPAESIETRGMGTRHRAAFGVASETDAVAVVVSEETGNVTVFSNRSANRAETVEQLRDTLGLLFNKQEATRVRG
- the folP gene encoding dihydropteroate synthase, translated to MPGGVLDLSGKPLVMGILNVTPDSFSDGGAYRSVEEAVARGLEMEAEGAAILDVGGESTRPGSMPVPADEEMRRVIPVIRGLAGKSNAVISIDTTKAAVANAAVAAGAGIVNDTSALADDPEMAAAVRESGAAVVLMHRRGSPATMQEAPHYDALFEELLADLAERIGAAEDAGIAPDRILVDPGIGFGKRLCDNLALHRHLDRLRVLGRPIVFGPSRKSFIGSLTGAPPAERVFGTAASVAAAVLRGASVVRVHDVKEMREVVEVAYAIRGEASW
- the ftsH gene encoding ATP-dependent zinc metalloprotease FtsH, with amino-acid sequence MNQFYRNLAIWMLIALAMVFLFNTFNSKKVDFEEVSFSAFTKSVDEGKVKEVTIKGQEINGKYVDNAGKEKKAFHTYAPDDPDLVKNLRGKNVQITARPLDDNPWYMTMLVSWLPMLLLIGVWIFFMRQMQAGGGKAMSFGKSRAKLLTETTNKVTFADVAGIEEAKEELQEIIAFLKDPKRFTKLGGRIPKGVLLVGSPGTGKTLLARAIAGEAGVPFFSISGSDFVEMFVGVGAARVRDLFIQGKKSAPCIIFIDEIDAVGRHRGAGLGGGHDEREQTLNQLLVEMDGFESNEGLILISATNRPDVLDPALMRPGRFDRQVVVPKPDVKGREQILGVHTRKIPLDPDVKLDVLAKGTPGFTGADLANLANEAAIHAAGINLATVTMDCFEMAKDKVMMGRERRSMIISDVEKKSTAYHEAGHAIVATLTPGADPIHKVSIIPRGMALGITQQLPIDERHTYSMDYLKNNITILMGGRVAEELVHGELTTGAGNDIERATALARKMVCEWGMSDKLGPVTFGQKQESIFLGRDITRHQDYSEATSREIDQEVHGIVIAAYERAKTLLGIHIDILHKVAKTLLEKEVVDGAEIQRIIQEGSSPQCPADAPAPA